A part of Anolis sagrei isolate rAnoSag1 chromosome 3, rAnoSag1.mat, whole genome shotgun sequence genomic DNA contains:
- the LOC132771582 gene encoding late histone H2A.1-like: protein MSARGKKPSKPLAATQKTKSKIAGLQFSVARVARYLKQGNYAERIGVGASVYLTAVLEYLTAEILELAGNAAHENKKQRIAPRHIQLAVRNDDELNKLFAHVTIAEGGVRPNIQAELLPKKTASLAASESQPM from the coding sequence ATGTCAGCACGTGGTAAGAAACCATCAAAGCCCTTAGCTGCTACCCAGAAAACCAAGAGCAAAATCGCTGGTTTGCAGTTCTCTGTGGCTCGTGTTGCCCGGTACCTGAAGCAAGGCAACTATGCTGAACGGATAGGTGTCGGTGCCTCTGTGTACCTGACAGCTGTCCTAGAGTACCTGACCGCAGAGATACTGGAGTTGGCAGGCAATGCTGCGCATGAAAACAAGAAGCAGCGGATTGCACCACGGCATATCCAGTTGGCAGTGAGGAATGATGACGAACTGAACAAGCTGTTTGCCCATGTGACCATTGCAGAAGGAGGAGTGCGGCCTAACATCCAAGCCGAGCTTCTCCCAAAGAAGACAGCATCCTTAGCTGCTTCTGAAAGCCAGCCCATGTGA
- the LOC132771583 gene encoding late histone H2A.1-like → MSGRGKKPAKPASTPHKNKSVKAGLVFPVGRVRRYLKEGRYADRVSPGAAVFLAAALEYLVFEVVNMSATAASANKKHRISPRHIQLAVKNDEELDQLFNGVTIAEGGVPPHIHASLLPKKTMREKGVAEDTRSQEF, encoded by the coding sequence ATGTCTGGACGGGGCAAGAAGCCTGCAAAGCCTGCTTCTACTCCCCACAAAAACAAGAGTGTCAAAGCTGGCCTGGTGTTCCCAGTGGGACGGGTCAGACGCTACTTGAAGGAGGGTCGCTATGCTGACCGAGTAAGCCCTGGAGCCGCAGTGTTTCTTGCAGCTGCGTTGGAATACCTGGTTTTCGAGGTAGTGAATATGTCAGCCACTGCTGCTTCTGCAAACAAAAAGCATCGGATTTCGCCACGACACATCCAGTTGGCAGTGAAGAATGATGAAGAACTAGACCAGTTGTTTAACGGTGTGACCATTGCTGAAGGAGGAGTTCCTCCGCATATCCATGCCTCGCTTCTCCCTAAGAAGACTATGAGGGAGAAAGGGGTTGCCGAAGATACTCGGTCTCAGGAATTCTAA
- the PDCL3 gene encoding phosducin-like protein 3 encodes MQDPNADTEWNDILRKKGILPPKEKLREQEQAEEEREQQILQQQSVVKTYEDMTLEELEENEDEFNEEDERAIEMYRQQRLAEWKASQESNKFGQVLEISGQDYVQEITKAGKDIWVVLHLYKQGIPLCALINQHLNGLAKKFPDVKFVKAISTTCIPNYPDRNLPTIFIYLEGDIKAQFIGPLVFGGMNLTREELEWKISESGAIKTDLEENPRKQIQDQLMTSIKCSVPTRREESDSEED; translated from the exons ATGCAG GATCCTAATGCAGATACAGAATGGAATGACATCTTACGTAAAAAGGGCATCCTTCCTCCCAAAGAGAAGCTGAGAGAGCAAGAGCAGGCTGAAGAGGAACGGGAGCAACAGATCCTCCAGCAACAATCTGTTG TGAAAACATATGAAGACATGACATTGGAGGAACTTGAAGAAAATGAAGATGAATTCAATGAGGAAGATGAACGTGCTATAGAAATGTACAG GCAGCAAAGGCTAGCAGAATGGAAAGCCTCTCAAGAAAGCAATAAATTTGGACAAGTTTTGGAGATCTCAGGTCAGGATTACGTCCAAGAAATTACAAAAGCTGGAAAGGATATATGGGTGGTGTTGCATCTATATAAACAAGG tATTCCTCTTTGTGCCTTGATCAACCAACACTTAAATGGACTTGCCAAGAAGTTTCCAGATGTCAAGTTTGTCAAAGCCATTTCTACAACTTGCATCCCCAACTATCCTGATAGAAACCTCCCCACAATCTTCATCTATCTCGAAGGAGACATCAAGGCCCAGTTTATTGGACCGTTGGTGTTTGGAGGCATGAACCTGACAAGAGAGG AACTGGAATGGAAGATTTCCGAGTCAGGTGCCATCAAGACGGATCTAGAAGAGAACCCCAGGAAGCAGATCCAGGACCAGCTGATGACTTCAATCAAGTGCTCTGTTCCAACAAGGAGAGAAGAAAGTGACTCAGAAGAGGACTAA